Proteins found in one Bremerella volcania genomic segment:
- a CDS encoding DUF1570 domain-containing protein, whose protein sequence is MVFILQGRATVNPGATVTFRHPTFGNLFMNASDVKIFKVRSVQSQVANHLSTAKSAGDLNQCLDAARQALKIGKLDLFYQACKAAWEIDPNDDRVKKLVELKLEIDKPVPIDPAQEKIMRDFTKNRADMKFMRSKHFLLLHDTSNKKDNRTGRTRAEERLALLETVYESFLMKFCLEGVELDVPDKLLMVVLFAEHSEYLQFVNLLGPDLASAAGFFHRVDNVAVFYDQGTDQSFEVLNVLNQRIQSERDEIVRRKISGLADVIRFADTLSLLIEVKRENLDIEVVSHEATHQLAANTGLMPADSPIPIWAAEGLATYFEAPKQAAWSGIGAVNAERLGWYRELAPLRQISNIDFIASDQIFTRSANNFTTLHAYGQSWALTHFLMEKHFVKLVTYYRELGKLPKAGHAEPEELQKVFDRVFGKDKQALDGQWRAYMRSLKTDLEKTLEDAR, encoded by the coding sequence TTGGTCTTCATTCTCCAGGGTCGTGCCACCGTCAACCCAGGGGCGACCGTCACCTTCAGGCATCCCACGTTCGGCAATCTGTTCATGAACGCCTCGGACGTCAAGATCTTCAAAGTCCGCAGCGTTCAGTCGCAAGTTGCCAACCATTTGAGTACGGCCAAGTCCGCTGGCGATCTGAACCAGTGTCTCGACGCGGCACGTCAGGCGCTTAAGATCGGCAAGCTGGATCTCTTCTACCAGGCCTGTAAAGCGGCCTGGGAAATCGATCCGAATGACGACCGCGTCAAGAAGTTGGTCGAATTGAAACTGGAAATCGACAAGCCGGTGCCGATCGATCCGGCCCAGGAAAAGATCATGCGCGACTTCACCAAGAATCGCGCCGATATGAAATTCATGCGGAGTAAGCACTTTCTCTTGTTGCATGATACTTCCAACAAAAAGGACAACCGGACCGGAAGGACGCGTGCCGAGGAACGCCTGGCGCTGTTGGAAACCGTTTACGAAAGCTTTCTGATGAAGTTCTGCCTGGAAGGGGTTGAACTGGACGTGCCTGATAAACTACTGATGGTGGTTCTCTTCGCGGAGCACAGCGAGTATCTGCAGTTTGTGAATCTGCTGGGGCCCGACCTGGCATCCGCGGCCGGTTTCTTTCATCGCGTCGATAATGTGGCCGTCTTCTACGACCAGGGAACCGACCAATCGTTCGAAGTGCTCAACGTTCTGAACCAGAGAATTCAAAGCGAGCGGGACGAGATCGTCCGGCGTAAGATTAGTGGCCTGGCGGATGTGATCCGCTTTGCCGACACACTGAGCCTACTGATTGAAGTGAAGCGTGAGAATCTCGACATTGAGGTAGTCAGCCACGAAGCGACTCATCAACTGGCCGCCAATACAGGCTTGATGCCGGCCGATTCTCCCATTCCGATTTGGGCAGCCGAAGGTCTGGCGACGTATTTCGAGGCCCCCAAGCAAGCGGCTTGGAGTGGCATCGGCGCGGTCAACGCGGAACGCCTGGGATGGTATCGGGAACTTGCTCCTCTGAGACAGATATCCAACATTGACTTTATTGCTTCCGATCAGATCTTCACGCGCTCGGCCAACAATTTCACGACCCTACACGCGTACGGCCAGTCGTGGGCACTAACCCACTTTCTCATGGAAAAACATTTCGTGAAGTTGGTTACCTATTACCGCGAACTGGGCAAGCTCCCCAAGGCTGGCCACGCCGAGCCAGAGGAATTGCAAAAGGTATTCGACCGGGTCTTTGGCAAAGACAAACAGGCACTCGACGGCCAGTGGCGAGCCTACATGCGATCGCTGAAAACCGATCTGGAGAAAACGCTGGAAGATGCCAGGTAG
- the bioB gene encoding biotin synthase BioB: MSMSTLSWSALAEEVLRGHQLTVEEGLSILHSSDDELLDVMSAAFKIRRQHFGKTVQLYQLMNAKSGLCPEDCGYCSQSKVSDAEIPKYNFLSRDKLMEGAKIAAQRDVKTYCIVISARGPNEREMKAVETIVPEIKEKYDLKICACLGLLSPEQADRLKACGVDRVNHNVNTSAEYYQKICSTHTYEDRIDTLNAVKNAGLEMCSGGIVGMGESDEDVVKMALELRDLGVHSIPVNFLNPIDGTPLQGLGKDLSPRQCLRILAVYRFANPSAELRIAGGREIHLRTLQPMGLYAANSIFLGDYLTTPGQTAEDDYKMLEDLGFTVTKTEEVSVGSTN; this comes from the coding sequence ATGTCAATGTCGACACTATCGTGGTCCGCCTTGGCCGAAGAAGTCTTGCGTGGTCATCAATTGACCGTGGAGGAAGGTCTTTCGATCCTCCATTCGTCCGACGACGAACTACTGGATGTGATGTCCGCCGCGTTCAAGATACGCCGCCAACACTTTGGCAAAACGGTCCAGCTGTATCAGTTGATGAATGCCAAAAGCGGTCTCTGTCCGGAAGACTGCGGCTACTGTTCGCAGTCGAAGGTCTCGGACGCCGAGATCCCCAAGTACAACTTCCTCAGCCGCGACAAGCTAATGGAAGGGGCCAAGATCGCCGCCCAGCGGGACGTGAAGACCTACTGCATCGTGATTTCGGCTCGCGGTCCGAACGAACGCGAGATGAAGGCCGTCGAGACGATCGTTCCCGAGATCAAGGAAAAGTACGACCTGAAGATCTGCGCCTGCCTGGGCCTGTTGAGCCCCGAACAAGCCGATCGCCTGAAGGCCTGCGGCGTCGATCGTGTGAACCACAACGTGAACACCAGTGCCGAGTACTACCAGAAGATCTGCTCGACCCACACGTACGAAGACCGCATCGATACGCTCAACGCCGTCAAAAACGCCGGCCTCGAAATGTGCAGCGGCGGCATCGTGGGAATGGGCGAGTCGGACGAAGACGTGGTGAAGATGGCCCTCGAACTACGCGACCTGGGCGTGCACTCGATTCCAGTCAACTTCCTGAACCCGATCGACGGCACGCCACTTCAAGGCCTGGGCAAAGACCTGAGCCCGCGCCAGTGCCTGCGCATCCTGGCCGTCTATCGCTTCGCCAATCCCAGTGCCGAACTGCGTATCGCCGGCGGCCGCGAGATCCACCTGCGAACCCTGCAGCCGATGGGGCTGTACGCCGCGAACTCGATCTTCCTGGGAGACTACCTCACCACGCCAGGCCAAACCGCGGAAGACGACTACAAGATGCTCGAAGACCTCGGCTTCACCGTGACCAAGACGGAAGAAGTCTCGGTGGGTTCAACGAACTAG
- a CDS encoding PSP1 C-terminal domain-containing protein, with amino-acid sequence MIQETAIGRHHFVRVSVLGHVGRFTSVDAIAYDRGMRVICRTSRGLEVGEILGPAGESEQNDSDGSIVRGVTVEDDLILARLERNRQEAFAACEKELTNRGIHVPLLEVEQLFDGGSLYFYFLGDVPEEVAQLTNRLAETYNAAAGISQFSDLLQTGCGPGCGTEEKAGGCGDACTSCAIAGACKK; translated from the coding sequence TTGATACAAGAAACGGCCATTGGGCGCCATCATTTCGTTCGCGTCAGCGTGCTGGGGCATGTCGGTCGGTTTACGTCGGTCGATGCGATCGCCTATGATCGCGGCATGCGTGTCATCTGCCGCACCTCGCGCGGGCTCGAAGTAGGGGAAATCCTCGGTCCGGCCGGCGAATCGGAGCAAAACGATTCCGACGGCTCGATCGTCCGCGGCGTGACCGTCGAAGACGACCTGATCCTGGCTCGCTTGGAACGTAATCGTCAGGAAGCCTTCGCGGCCTGTGAGAAAGAACTAACCAATCGCGGCATCCACGTTCCCCTGCTCGAGGTCGAGCAGCTATTCGACGGTGGCTCGCTCTATTTCTACTTTCTGGGGGACGTTCCGGAGGAAGTGGCTCAGCTGACCAACCGCTTGGCCGAAACCTACAACGCGGCCGCCGGCATCAGCCAGTTCTCCGATTTGCTGCAGACCGGGTGTGGTCCCGGCTGCGGAACGGAAGAAAAAGCTGGCGGTTGCGGCGACGCCTGTACGAGCTGCGCGATTGCCGGGGCGTGTAAAAAGTAG
- a CDS encoding ISAs1 family transposase, whose amino-acid sequence MSSRSPVSLQECFADLTDPRTRKVTYPLTNIVTIALCAVMSGADDFVAIADWAEMKKEWLGKFLDLSSGIPSHDRFNAILASLNPAEFEKCLLTWITALHEITDGQIIAIDGKTLRRSFDKASSKAAIHMVSAWATANHVSLGQVVTDAKSNEITAIPKLLEIVEVSGSLVTIDAQGCQQDIAQKIVDQGADYCLAVKRNQPTLHDSIEDFFVAQQESNFKRAKVHRHETHEKGHGREESRSYYICPVNDEIITRDRWSNLRAIGMTINIVKQGGNETSEVRYYILSKYLSGKRFAEAVRGHWGIENSLHWQLDVTFGEDQSRIRKGHADANFSLLRRTSLSLLKNNKTAKVGVKNKRLKCGWGDDYRMEVLLGR is encoded by the coding sequence ATGTCGTCACGTTCGCCTGTTTCCCTTCAAGAGTGCTTTGCCGATCTGACCGATCCGCGGACTCGCAAGGTGACTTATCCGTTAACGAATATCGTGACCATCGCGCTGTGTGCGGTGATGAGTGGGGCGGATGATTTTGTGGCTATCGCCGACTGGGCCGAGATGAAGAAGGAGTGGCTGGGTAAGTTCCTTGATTTGAGTTCCGGCATCCCTTCGCACGATCGCTTTAATGCGATCTTGGCTTCGCTGAATCCGGCTGAGTTTGAGAAGTGTTTGCTGACTTGGATCACCGCCTTACACGAAATCACCGACGGGCAGATCATCGCGATTGACGGCAAGACGCTGCGGCGGAGTTTCGACAAGGCCAGCAGCAAGGCGGCCATTCACATGGTCAGTGCCTGGGCGACTGCCAATCATGTGAGTCTCGGCCAGGTAGTAACCGACGCGAAGAGCAACGAGATCACCGCCATTCCCAAACTGCTTGAAATCGTCGAGGTTTCCGGCAGTTTAGTGACGATTGACGCTCAAGGTTGCCAACAGGACATCGCTCAGAAGATCGTCGACCAGGGAGCCGATTATTGCCTGGCCGTGAAGCGCAATCAGCCGACCCTCCACGATTCGATCGAAGATTTTTTTGTCGCGCAGCAGGAAAGCAATTTCAAGCGAGCCAAAGTACACCGTCACGAAACGCACGAGAAAGGGCATGGTCGCGAGGAGTCGCGTTCCTATTATATCTGCCCTGTGAACGACGAGATCATCACACGAGATCGTTGGTCGAACTTGAGGGCGATCGGGATGACGATCAATATCGTGAAGCAAGGCGGGAACGAGACGAGCGAGGTGCGATACTATATCCTGAGCAAGTACCTTTCCGGCAAGCGTTTCGCCGAGGCCGTTCGCGGTCATTGGGGCATTGAAAACAGCCTGCACTGGCAACTGGACGTGACGTTCGGTGAAGATCAATCTCGCATCCGCAAAGGGCACGCCGACGCCAACTTTAGCCTGCTACGAAGGACGAGCCTGAGCCTGCTGAAGAACAACAAGACAGCCAAGGTCGGCGTGAAGAACAAACGATTAAAATGCGGCTGGGGCGATGACTACCGCATGGAAGTCCTGCTGGGACGGTGA
- a CDS encoding oxygen-binding di-iron domain-containing protein: MANITEIAPDLFRLSVFVPQLNMQFNHFLVQDDEPLLFHTGLKAMFPALQEAVAKIIDPKSLRYIAWSHFESDECGALNEWLKVAPHAEPVCTLVGKLVSVDDFSDRPARGMTPDDVLETGKYRYRFYRSPHIPHGWDAGVLFEETTKTLFCSDLFHHFGDCAAITSESLIEPTQQGMQLLQQGPLAGYMPYTSQTEGVLRKLADLQPETLAVMHGASYQGAGDQLLLDLASVIKATFDPS; this comes from the coding sequence ATGGCCAACATCACGGAAATTGCCCCAGATCTGTTTCGCCTATCGGTGTTCGTTCCGCAGTTGAACATGCAGTTCAATCACTTCCTCGTGCAGGACGACGAGCCGCTTTTGTTTCATACCGGGCTGAAGGCCATGTTTCCGGCACTTCAAGAAGCCGTGGCGAAGATCATCGATCCGAAGTCGCTCCGCTACATCGCCTGGAGCCACTTCGAGTCGGACGAATGCGGTGCCCTGAACGAGTGGCTTAAAGTCGCCCCCCATGCCGAGCCGGTCTGTACGCTGGTCGGCAAGCTGGTAAGCGTCGACGATTTCTCCGATCGCCCGGCCCGCGGCATGACGCCGGACGATGTCCTAGAAACGGGCAAGTATCGTTATCGGTTCTATCGGTCTCCTCACATTCCGCACGGCTGGGATGCCGGCGTGTTGTTTGAAGAGACGACCAAAACGCTCTTCTGCTCGGACCTGTTTCATCACTTTGGTGATTGCGCGGCGATCACCAGCGAATCGCTGATCGAGCCAACCCAGCAGGGCATGCAACTGCTTCAGCAAGGACCGCTGGCCGGGTACATGCCGTACACGTCGCAGACCGAAGGAGTTCTTCGCAAACTTGCCGACCTGCAGCCAGAAACGCTGGCCGTCATGCATGGGGCATCGTACCAAGGGGCAGGGGATCAGCTGCTATTGGACCTGGCCAGCGTTATCAAGGCAACGTTTGATCCGTCATAA
- a CDS encoding DUF4261 domain-containing protein, translating into MAKGIFTQGVCVLLERPISIEEVALVLSDFELLGTREESEQWAMGGPSALVMFDEESGGTVTVDTVDHVWPDDMGDPQTEFMVFGAWSMGHFGPFAYPGGLERAMQQSWAWKEAPEVVERHQAFLRIRTSYVIGQGEDAKCLPEEYDPTAELQFSMKIVQALLSLDGALCYFNPNGEVLLDEDNFRSSLNYGWANELLPLDVWSNVRLFNIDETWALMDTVGNWQLEIPDIEACFVVDDYEVNEVANFLRNASNYLVQSGAIINDGETMDGPGDIRWQAVQFENGICDPPRETLRFVPMDDHEIPKLVQETGRAEEDAAEEDQADDELSGD; encoded by the coding sequence ATGGCCAAGGGAATTTTCACGCAAGGTGTTTGTGTTTTGCTCGAGCGACCGATCTCGATCGAAGAGGTTGCGCTAGTTTTGAGCGACTTCGAGTTGCTCGGAACGCGTGAGGAAAGCGAACAGTGGGCGATGGGGGGCCCCAGTGCGTTGGTCATGTTCGACGAAGAATCGGGCGGCACGGTCACGGTGGATACGGTCGATCATGTCTGGCCCGATGACATGGGGGATCCTCAAACCGAGTTCATGGTGTTTGGAGCCTGGTCGATGGGGCACTTCGGACCGTTCGCCTACCCCGGAGGTCTGGAACGTGCGATGCAGCAGTCGTGGGCGTGGAAAGAAGCCCCCGAGGTGGTCGAGCGACACCAGGCATTTCTTCGCATCCGCACCAGCTATGTCATCGGTCAAGGGGAAGATGCCAAGTGCCTGCCGGAAGAGTACGACCCTACCGCCGAGTTGCAATTCAGCATGAAGATCGTTCAGGCACTGCTCAGTTTGGACGGGGCGCTGTGCTACTTCAATCCCAACGGAGAAGTCCTGCTAGACGAAGACAACTTCCGTTCCAGTTTGAACTACGGCTGGGCCAACGAACTGTTGCCGCTGGATGTCTGGTCGAACGTTCGCTTGTTCAACATCGACGAGACGTGGGCGCTAATGGATACGGTTGGTAACTGGCAACTGGAGATCCCCGATATCGAGGCCTGCTTCGTCGTCGACGATTACGAAGTGAACGAAGTCGCGAACTTTCTGCGGAACGCCTCGAATTACCTCGTCCAAAGCGGGGCGATCATTAACGACGGCGAAACGATGGATGGCCCCGGCGACATCCGCTGGCAGGCCGTCCAGTTCGAGAACGGCATCTGCGATCCCCCGCGCGAGACTCTCCGCTTCGTGCCGATGGACGATCATGAAATACCAAAACTGGTACAAGAGACGGGACGGGCCGAAGAGGATGCAGCAGAAGAAGATCAAGCCGACGACGAACTTTCCGGCGATTGA
- a CDS encoding zinc-binding metallopeptidase family protein, which yields MKTFRCQCGHKLFFGSSHCVSCKETVGMCPTCREVTALKSLGDDAWQCSNQACGQKLKLCQNRIDYEACNCTVASEVEDQAFCTYCRLNQVIPDLSIEGNLVKWRRLEAAKRRVLYGVETIGLPIGDPSRNDFLPLKFEFKEDDTQPVSTGHACGLITINLKEADSVKREQTRVEFGEPQRTLIGHFRHELGHYYWDMLVEPSKLEAFRQLFGNEENPTYPEAQSAYYANGPKPNWQSQFISAYASMHPWEDFAESFAAYLDMTSIVCTAQAFPRINADVPPDDFDAWLKAYREIGVMANEFNRDIGLLDLVPEVFNKPVIEKLRFMHDLKDIRVQSPESSSSA from the coding sequence ATGAAAACCTTTCGCTGCCAATGCGGACATAAGTTGTTCTTTGGAAGCTCCCACTGCGTCTCCTGCAAAGAAACCGTCGGCATGTGTCCGACGTGCCGAGAGGTGACCGCTTTGAAATCGCTCGGGGATGACGCCTGGCAGTGTAGCAACCAGGCATGCGGGCAGAAGCTGAAACTTTGCCAGAATCGCATCGATTACGAGGCCTGCAATTGCACGGTGGCCAGCGAAGTAGAGGATCAGGCATTTTGCACCTACTGTCGACTGAACCAGGTGATCCCTGATCTGTCGATCGAAGGCAACCTGGTGAAGTGGCGCCGCCTGGAAGCCGCCAAACGGCGCGTGCTCTATGGGGTCGAAACGATCGGGCTTCCGATCGGCGATCCGAGCCGCAATGATTTCCTGCCCCTCAAGTTCGAGTTCAAAGAAGACGATACTCAGCCGGTTTCCACCGGGCATGCGTGCGGACTGATCACCATCAATTTGAAGGAAGCCGACAGCGTCAAGCGCGAACAAACGCGCGTCGAGTTCGGCGAACCCCAACGAACGCTAATCGGGCATTTCCGCCACGAACTTGGGCACTATTACTGGGACATGCTCGTCGAGCCGTCGAAATTGGAGGCCTTTCGCCAGTTATTCGGCAACGAAGAGAATCCCACGTATCCTGAAGCTCAGTCGGCATACTACGCCAACGGTCCAAAACCTAATTGGCAGTCGCAGTTCATATCCGCCTACGCCAGCATGCATCCGTGGGAAGACTTCGCCGAGAGCTTTGCGGCCTACCTGGACATGACCTCGATTGTCTGCACGGCTCAGGCCTTTCCGCGGATCAACGCCGACGTCCCGCCCGACGACTTCGATGCCTGGCTGAAAGCGTATCGCGAAATCGGCGTCATGGCCAACGAGTTCAACCGCGACATTGGCCTGCTGGATCTCGTGCCGGAAGTCTTCAACAAGCCAGTGATCGAAAAGCTGCGATTCATGCACGACTTGAAGGATATCCGCGTTCAATCGCCGGAAAGTTCGTCGTCGGCTTGA
- the typA gene encoding translational GTPase TypA, which produces MRRDDLRNIVIIAHVDHGKTTLVDCLLHQSGQFRASQLSSERILDSNDLEKERGITILAKNIALPYEGVKINIVDTPGHADFGGEVERVLSMADGAVVLVDAAEGPMPQTRFVLSKALECGLKPIVLINKIDKPDARPHEVVDEVLDLFLSLGATDDIAEFPYLFASAKAGFASPDPEVREGDMRPLLDLVLKHIPGPDVNPDEPLQMRVTTLDWSEYTGRIAIGRIKSGKIKKGQSVMISKADDTFERGRVVALHEFQNLGRVEVEEAGAGDIIAVTGLEDIDIGDTICAVDKPTPLPRVAVDAPTLEMMFTINTSPLLGKDGKYVTSRNLRDRLEKELERNVALRVRPGESGDSFLVSGRGVLHLAVLIETMRREGYELAVGKPQVIMRDNNGVKEEPYEQLVIEVPSEKMGPVMELVGERRGELVEMQPRGDYSQVIFTIPSRGLIGLRTKLLNATQGEAIVNHRFESYRPVSGDVPRRANGAMISMVSGKAVGFALFALQERSDMFVRHGDEVYEGMIVGENSRSDDLTVNPTKEKKLTNMRASGSDENIVLRPPRDMSLEVALEYIEDDELVEVTPNHIRLRKILLKEADRRRQSRK; this is translated from the coding sequence ATGCGACGCGACGACCTACGAAACATTGTCATCATTGCCCACGTTGACCATGGCAAAACGACCTTGGTGGACTGCCTGCTGCACCAGAGCGGCCAGTTCCGGGCAAGCCAGCTTTCGAGCGAGCGAATTCTCGACTCGAACGACCTGGAAAAGGAACGCGGTATCACGATCTTGGCGAAGAACATCGCCCTGCCCTATGAAGGGGTGAAGATCAATATCGTCGATACGCCTGGGCACGCGGACTTCGGTGGTGAAGTCGAACGCGTGTTGAGCATGGCCGACGGTGCCGTCGTGCTGGTGGACGCGGCCGAAGGCCCCATGCCGCAGACTCGGTTCGTGCTTTCCAAGGCATTGGAATGCGGACTGAAGCCGATCGTGCTGATCAACAAGATCGACAAGCCCGATGCCCGTCCGCATGAAGTGGTCGACGAAGTGCTCGACCTGTTCCTTTCGCTGGGCGCCACCGACGACATTGCCGAGTTCCCTTACCTGTTCGCCAGTGCCAAAGCGGGCTTCGCGTCCCCCGATCCGGAAGTTCGCGAAGGGGATATGCGTCCACTGTTGGACCTCGTGCTGAAACACATTCCCGGTCCCGACGTGAACCCGGATGAACCGCTGCAGATGCGCGTCACGACGCTCGACTGGTCCGAATATACCGGGCGAATCGCGATCGGCCGCATCAAGTCAGGCAAGATCAAGAAGGGGCAGTCGGTCATGATCTCGAAGGCGGACGATACCTTCGAGCGCGGAAGAGTCGTGGCCTTGCATGAATTTCAAAACCTCGGCCGCGTCGAAGTGGAAGAAGCCGGCGCCGGTGACATCATCGCCGTGACCGGCCTGGAAGATATCGACATCGGCGACACGATCTGTGCCGTCGACAAGCCGACCCCACTGCCGCGCGTGGCGGTCGACGCTCCGACGCTCGAGATGATGTTTACCATCAATACATCTCCACTGCTTGGAAAAGACGGCAAGTACGTCACCTCGCGTAACCTGCGAGATCGCCTGGAGAAGGAACTGGAACGCAACGTCGCGCTGCGAGTTCGCCCAGGCGAGTCAGGCGACAGTTTCCTGGTCAGCGGCCGCGGCGTGCTGCACCTGGCCGTGCTCATCGAAACGATGCGCCGCGAAGGATACGAACTGGCGGTTGGGAAGCCTCAGGTGATCATGCGTGACAACAACGGCGTGAAGGAAGAGCCGTACGAACAACTGGTGATCGAGGTGCCATCGGAAAAGATGGGCCCCGTCATGGAACTGGTGGGCGAACGTCGCGGCGAGCTGGTCGAAATGCAGCCGCGCGGCGACTACAGCCAGGTGATCTTCACGATTCCCTCGCGTGGTTTGATCGGTTTGCGAACCAAACTGCTCAACGCGACGCAAGGGGAAGCGATCGTCAATCACCGCTTTGAATCATACCGACCCGTCTCCGGCGACGTGCCACGTCGAGCCAACGGAGCGATGATCTCCATGGTTTCCGGCAAGGCGGTTGGCTTCGCTCTGTTTGCCTTGCAGGAACGCTCGGACATGTTCGTGCGTCACGGCGACGAAGTGTACGAAGGGATGATCGTCGGCGAGAACTCGCGTAGCGACGACCTGACCGTGAACCCCACGAAGGAAAAGAAGCTGACCAACATGCGGGCCTCAGGCTCGGACGAAAACATCGTGCTTCGTCCGCCCAGAGACATGAGCCTGGAAGTCGCCCTCGAGTACATCGAGGACGACGAGTTGGTCGAGGTCACTCCGAATCACATCCGTCTGCGAAAGATCCTGCTGAAAGAAGCGGATCGACGTCGTCAGAGCCGGAAGTAA
- a CDS encoding sulfatase family protein, with product MLRFLLIGALTLASCAALTSSIYAADTPPNIVVIFIDDMGYADIGPFGAKAYKTPNLDKMAAEGRTFTDFYVTQAVCSASRAGLMTGCYNVRVGIQGALGPNSKIGINPEEMTLAELCKEKGYATACFGKWHLGDKAPFLPLQNGFDEYFGLPYSNDMWPYHPGVRHLSEEDRLKRWPHLPLYDGNKVVNPKVDGKAQEQLTTQYTEHAVAFIDKNKDKPFFLYVPHSMVHVPLYVSDKFKGKSGAGLFGDVVMEVDWSVGQILEALKRNKIDDNTLVIFTSDNGPWLSYGDHAGSAGPLREGKGTMWEGGCREPTIMRWPGHIPAGTYCNTPAMTIDIFPTVAKLIGAELPEKPIDGKDIWPLMAGTEGAQSPHEAYYFYYGTGLKAVRSGKWKLVFPHEYRTMAGKPGGTGGIPANYSSATTPLALFDLESDVGEQNNVLEEHPDVVQRLQKLADGIREKLGDSHQKVKGKENRPPGRI from the coding sequence ATGCTGCGATTCCTACTTATTGGCGCCCTGACATTGGCCAGCTGCGCTGCATTGACGTCGTCAATCTATGCGGCCGACACTCCGCCTAACATCGTCGTCATCTTCATCGACGACATGGGCTATGCCGATATCGGCCCATTCGGGGCCAAGGCCTACAAGACTCCCAATCTCGATAAGATGGCGGCCGAAGGTAGGACGTTTACTGACTTCTACGTCACCCAGGCAGTCTGTTCCGCTTCGCGCGCGGGGCTGATGACGGGGTGTTATAACGTTCGGGTTGGTATTCAGGGGGCATTGGGGCCGAACTCCAAGATTGGGATCAACCCGGAGGAGATGACCCTGGCCGAACTTTGCAAGGAGAAAGGTTACGCCACGGCGTGCTTCGGCAAGTGGCACCTGGGGGACAAAGCCCCCTTCCTGCCGCTGCAAAATGGGTTCGATGAATACTTCGGGCTGCCTTACTCGAACGACATGTGGCCTTACCATCCTGGCGTGCGGCATCTTTCGGAAGAAGATCGCCTGAAGCGTTGGCCGCACCTTCCGCTGTACGACGGAAACAAGGTCGTCAATCCGAAGGTCGATGGCAAAGCCCAAGAGCAGTTGACCACGCAGTACACCGAGCACGCCGTCGCATTTATCGACAAGAACAAGGACAAGCCGTTCTTTCTGTATGTGCCGCACAGCATGGTGCACGTGCCGCTGTACGTTTCCGACAAGTTCAAAGGGAAGTCAGGGGCCGGGTTGTTTGGAGACGTCGTCATGGAGGTCGATTGGTCGGTCGGTCAAATTCTGGAAGCGCTCAAGCGAAACAAGATCGACGACAACACGCTGGTGATCTTCACCTCCGACAATGGACCTTGGCTCTCGTATGGCGATCACGCGGGCAGCGCCGGGCCGCTGCGAGAAGGGAAGGGGACCATGTGGGAAGGGGGCTGCCGCGAGCCGACCATCATGCGTTGGCCAGGCCACATTCCGGCTGGCACGTACTGTAACACCCCAGCGATGACGATCGACATCTTCCCGACCGTGGCCAAGTTGATCGGAGCCGAACTGCCTGAGAAGCCGATCGATGGCAAGGACATCTGGCCCCTGATGGCCGGCACGGAAGGAGCCCAGTCGCCGCACGAGGCGTACTACTTCTATTATGGAACCGGCTTGAAAGCGGTCCGCAGCGGCAAGTGGAAGCTCGTCTTCCCGCACGAGTATCGCACCATGGCAGGCAAGCCAGGGGGCACCGGCGGTATCCCGGCCAATTACTCCAGCGCGACCACGCCACTGGCCTTGTTCGACCTGGAGTCGGACGTTGGCGAGCAGAACAACGTCCTGGAAGAGCATCCGGACGTTGTGCAGCGACTCCAAAAACTGGCCGATGGCATCCGCGAAAAGCTGGGGGACTCACACCAGAAGGTGAAAGGGAAAGAGAATCGCCCCCCAGGCCGCATTTAG